DNA from Salmo salar chromosome ssa24, Ssal_v3.1, whole genome shotgun sequence:
AGCTCTCATTTGCTGAATGTGATGGGGTCAGAAAGTAACTTGACAAGGACATTACTGAAAAATGTTTCCATACCACCACTCTGGTGGTGTGGAAGCAAATTCTAGCAAATATGAATAGAAAAAATATCCAATGAATGTGTGATTCCCTGTTTTGCCCCTGTAGAACCGTCAGCTGTTGAGGGACTGCTTCATGGTGGAGCTGGTGGAGGGATCCAGAAAGCTTCGCCATGTCTTCCTCTTCACAGACTTACTTCTCTGTGCCAAGTTGAAGAAACAGACTGCAGGGTGAGTGTAGATTTACTGATGGACCAGATGGTTTGTTTAATATCCTGGCTGTGGTGTtccttacgtgtgtgtgtgtgtgtgtgtgtgtgtgtgttgttgtttgatggttcctgtgtgtgtgtgtgtgtgtgtgtgtgtgtgtgtgtgtgtttgtctctctccaGGAAAGGCCAGCAGTATGACTGTAAGTGGTACATCCCACTGTCAGACCTCACCTTCCAGACCATTGAGGACTCAGAGGCCACGCCCATACCCCAGGTCCAGGAAGAGGAGATTGACGCCATGAAGATCAGAATCTCACAGATCAAGAACGAGctccagagagagaaggtgacaacagacgTCAGACAGAGGGGAAATCCCTGTAGTGTTATAACGGATCACTTTATTATAATAATGTTGAAACACTTGACCAGATTATGGCTTCATAATAGCCATTAATGACTGAGACAGTGCTATACATTGAGACGGCAGCAGCTGTCTGAGTGCTCTTCTTCTATATGCGTCTGTGCAGAGAACCACTAAAGGAGGGAAGGCGATGGAGCGTTTGAGGAAGAAGCTGTCGGAGCAGGACTCTCTGCTGCTGCTCATGTCCCCCAGCATGGCCTTTAGAGTGGCCAACAGGAACGGCAAGGTGAGCCAGCCACTGACTGATTACTCTCTCTCTGCACCTATGGTTCTGCAAGGTCATATCTAACAACTACACAGCTCATTGTTTGTACTTTGAAATATTTTGGTCCAGGGTCTGCTGCCCCCTACAGGTGTAGAAATGTGGTACAGCATTGCTAAGATGTCTGTTGTATTGTACAGCAGAGGGCTACATGTTCTTTTGTGTGTTTCAGGGCTTCACATTCCTCATCTCGTCAGATTACGAACGTGCGGAGTGGAAGGACATCATCCGCGAGCAACAGAAGAAGTGTGAGTGTTCTCTGCAACATAAGCTATGCTTGTGACAATCCCATGATTGAGCTGATGGtggctgtcagtctctctctgaaCTCCATTCCCTCCTGCAGGTTTCAAAAGCTTCTCTTTGACCTCTCTGGAGCTGCAGATGCTCACCAACTCATGTGTGAAGCTTCAGACGGTCCATACTATACCAATGACCATGAATAAAGAAGGTAGGCCATAGACACAACTGATACAGCATTGGTAAGGATGGAAGGCTGGTTAGTAATGTCACACTTATTAATAATAAGAGAGGGAGATGTTTATTAGTGTTGTTTTTGATTGAACAACTCTCATGACTTTCCCCTCTCTTTAGAAGATGAATCGTCTGGATTCTACGGTTTTCTGAATGTCATTGTTCACTCTGCATCAGGCCTCCAACAGAGCTTGAGTAAGTGGCTCAGTTGTGTATTTTCTCCATATTTTTTGGTGTCCTACACTGATCACCTTGAATGGAGTATAGCCAAGGCTGTCCTTCCCTTCCGCTGTCAGTCTCCTCCAGTCCGGCTGTCACCTGGCAGTCAGCGGACATTCCCATGTGGAACAGCTGCTGGGGAACAGTCAGAACTCTGAGGATTAACAAGGAACACTGTGGTCCGGCCACAGCTGGTCTGGATGGAAAACCCCTGTCGTCTCACTCTTTGTCCCAAATACAGTCACGCGTACAGCTCACATGCATACAGTATCTCTTATTTTATAACAAATCTGACCTGTTAATCCAGATGTAAACATGCTCTGGACAGGAAATATTTTCCTCAATACTTACCAGATTCAGAGGGCACGGCAAGTTGTATTGTGAGGGTTGTCATAAAGTATGGTTTAACAGTGTAGGGCAAAGTACATGTATACTCCTCCATCCAGGTCTTACTGTGACTCAGTGTGTATCCCTATGAACCATGCTAACTCCCATGAACTGTTtcttcttccacacagatctctaCTGCACTCTGGAGGTGGACTCCTTTGGCTATTTTGTGAACAAAGCCAAGACACGAGTGTACAGAGACTCCACAGAACCCAAGTGGAACGAGGTGAGGATGCCACTTGTCAGTTAGTGTCCTGTCTATTCTGCCTTATCTGCTGGATTGATTCTTACgtgttttttttttgctgttTCCCTGCAGGAGTTTGAGATTGAGCTGGAAGGCTCTCAGACTCTGAGGTTGCTGTGTTATGAGAAGTGCTACAACAAAGCCAAGCAAAACaaggaggacggagagagcacaGACAGGATCATGGCCAAAGGACAGATACAGGTACGGAGTGAGAGTATGAAGCACATTTTGTGTTGCCTGTCACGCTGGTCTACAGTGTCAACCGTGACATAGCTGAATTAACTAATAGGCCACAGTGGCGAAAATGACTTATCTAGTATGTCAGCCCCAATAGCTGCCCTGTCTGTGGATAATCCCACCATGTGTGGTTCTGTGGTGAGGAAAAGGGCTGTGGGGGATGCTCCTGGGTCACCTCAGCCTGATTGGTGATGGGGTGTTGTGACAGAGGGGGGGATTACAGTTGGGAAGGGAAACAGGCTGACCAAATGTAGCCCCTGGCACAGATCCATCCAGTGGATGTGAGACAGAGCGGGACCCCTCTCAGAAAAACCCTGAAAACATCCAAAAGAGAACATTGTATGTTTGTCTTTTGAATAGACAATGTACTGTTTCTATTGTCTTTTTGGACAATCCACAGCCAACGTGGTCCCACACTTCAATTCAATTGTGTGTGACCCTCTGGCCTGGGTCTGATCTGATCTGTTTGTGGAATTTGAGATAAGTGCTGATTGGAGAGGCAGTCTGAacattgtgtgtgcatgtgtgcccaAATGTTTGGGGATTAAAAAGAGACAGATCAGATGTGGGAGGGTTTGGTTGAAAGGAGAAAGGGTCAGACAAAGGCACTCAGTTAGGAGGAGCCAGTAGACCCAAAAAATATCTACCAACTGGTGACTGATGAGGATCCTGTAGGAGGCTTGGGGTTGTAGTTCTCATAACAACCTCTGAGCAGCCACCAGCGTGTGTCCATAATCACAGGAGGAGGGGATTCTCAGGAGTTAATCCACATATCCATCTGGGAACTGGAACAACAGGGAGGCAGCGTGGTTGAGAGGCTGCCTTTGTTCAACTTATTTTTTATCTGGTGTGGAAGGATTGATAGCATGACAGGGTTAAGGAgttgacaggacacacacacttgtgGGGGACTCTACCGGACCACTAAAAGACTATGCGGGCCTCAGGATTCTTTGAGACAATACAATAACCATATCAGATCAGAGGGATCCAATCCCATGCTGTTTGGTGGGGATTGTTTAGGAGAGAGTGGCTGATTTGGAAGATTATTTTCTGGACTGCTGTCTCGTTTTGTTTGTCCCATTGTTTGGTACAGTACATTAGTGGTGAAAGTAGAGAGTGAACGACTGAGTCTCAACTAAAAGAATGGGTGAGACCTGTACTGAAGAGCTGATTCTGGATCAGACCAGCAGTCTGATTGGAGAGGTGAACACTAGCAGCTGTTCTCTGGAGGATGAGGGGGACACAGGTCCCAGGAAGCCCCCAGGCACAGGGGCACGGCTGTGGGGCAAGGTCCGCAGCACTCTGCTCAGACAGAAGGTAAAGACATGTCACACATAAGAGAGAGAATGGTCTTTATTGTTGTCGTGGATGGTATTTGATTAGGAACATTACTAGAGGGTAGGGTAGATATATTAATATGTACATACATCCTTAGTTGGTACATCTTTTAAGTATCCttgaatgtgttatattctcataCTTAATACTCTATTCTCTTTTGATAAGTCCACCGCCTTATGTAAGAAGATGTCCACAGAACAAAAAGATTAAGATTACCAGAGTTATATTGAGTATCTGTTGGTTCCTTGGCTGAGAGGACATCTGTCATGGTAGATCATCTGAATACCATGAGATGATGTTATCACACTTGTGCCTGACCACTAGAAAGAACTGTTGGCAGCTTGGTATTAGTCAGATGATTAAAATAGCACAGTAACTTGAGTTGACACTACTCAACCATATGGAGCTTATGTAAGGACGAGGGAAAGTGATGGGTAACTGGTATGTAAGACCCAGGCTTACTGATTGGAAAGAAATACAAAATAACCATCTTCATCATTAAATGAATCCTTTTGTGCAGTTTTAGCTTTTCTTCTGTGAAATGATCATTTCCTTCTAATATGGACAGTTTCCTTCAaacttgttttattttttatactctGTTTTAGTCTCTGATAAGTTGGAAAGGATCAAGAGGCTAACTGTGCGAAACATTCTAGTGGTTTAAATATCTCAGTGGTTCTTAATAATAAAATGGATGTCATTAATACAGTACTATAACATGTCTGTACTGAGATAAAGACTGCATCAATCCCACACCATCATGGTGTCTGAACAGCGTTTGTCTGATCAGTTTGTCTTTACTGGGTCAGATGATTGCTCTGACTGACAGATGTCTCCATATTTTCTAGCTGGATCCCCAGACCCTACAAAGCAAAGACTGGCAAAGAACAGTCATCACCATGAACGGAGTACGTATTACCAGCATAGGAAATGTTAAATCATCACTGTTTTTCACAAATCTTTCTGAAACCACACCAtcttacttttttttgttttgcaAAGGGACAGTTTTTGGCACCACTTTATACTCCAGTGGCCAGTGTAAACATTGTTGAATACGTTATCTAGGCCTGTATAACATGGTAATTACAATGGTTTTTCCAATGATGATTACTGTGGTATAAAGACTTTTCAATATTAAGTGTGCCCCCTGTATTTACATTTACTGTGTTGATGATGTTACATGCAATGGTCTTCATTTCTCTGACTGCTGGCTAATTCTTAACTTCTCTTGGTACAGATTGAGGTGAAGCTGTCAATGAAGTTCACCAGCAGAGAGTTCAGTCTAAAGAGAATGCCCTCGCGGAAACAGTCAGGCGTGTTTGGGGTGAAAATAAGTGTTGTAACCAAGTGAGTGAATAATGTGTCTTTGTTAGCCTCTGTATAATCTCAGCACCCTGAACCAAATCAGCTCATGTTAAGCCTGTCATGAGAGCCTCAGTGTAATGCATACCACATTTCTGTGACCAACACAGATCAGACCTAATATTGCCAAATGAATGGGATACCTCCTCCAACCTCCTTCACTTTCAATGTAAGGCCAGGAATAACTCTCAAAGACATGCCTTGTTTGGGTTTTTCTATTTTCATAGGGAGCCCAAGGCTCTCATGATAATTTGTAAAGTAACTCTAAACTTCAGCCCCTTATGGTCAGGTTTTATTTGAGAAAACATAATTTTATAGTGCTGAAGATGCAATACTGCTGGACGTCTTTTTCAGTGTTCACTTTACTCTACTAGTAGAAAGAAGGCAGCGGCCATTCCTCCATACTGGGAACAGGTTTTACATACTGGGGAACAGGTTTTACATACTGGGGAACAGGTTTTACATACTGGGGAACAGGTTTTACATACTGGGAACAGGTTTTACATACTGGGGAACAGGTTTTACATACTGGGGAACAGGTTTTACATACTGGGAACAGGTATTACATACTGGGAACAGGGAACAGGTTTTACATACTGGGAACAGGTTTTACATACTGGGAACAGGTTTTACATACTGGGAACAGGTATTACATACTGGGGAACAGGTTTTACATACTGGGCAACAGGTATTACATACTGGGAACAGGTATTACATACTGGGGAACAGGTTTTACATACTGGGGAACAGGTATTACATACTGGGGAACAGGTATTACATACTGGGGAACAGGTTTTACATACTGGGGAACCGGTTTTACATACTGGGGAACAGGTTTTACATACTGGGGAACCGGTATTACATACTGGGGAACAGGTATTACATACTGGGGAACCGGTATTACATACTGGGGAACCGGTATTACATACTGGGGAACAGGTTTTACATACTGGGGAACCGGTATTACATACTGGGGAACCGGTATTACATACTGGGGAACCGGTATTACATACTGGGGAACAGGTTTTACATACTGGGGAGCAGGTATTACATACTGGGGAACCGGTTTTACATACTGGGGAGCAGGTATTACATACTGGGGAACAGGTATTACATACTGGGGAACTGGTTTTACATATTAAAGCAGAAAAATTATCTGGATATAGTTTATGCACTACCACAATACATAAACACCAGCTGTGTAGTCAGAAATGAGACACCCAGTTATGCAGTCACAGGTAACAGTAGTGTAAAGTACTGGACTTCTCGTTTCCTGCATTGATCCTGTTTtaatcctggtgtgtgtgtgtttgtgtccttgaCAGACGGGAGCGGTCCAAGGTGCCCCTCATCGTGAAGCAGTGTGTAGAGGAGATAGAGCGCCGGGGCATGGAGGAGGTGGGAATCTACCGGGTCTCAGGGGTGGCTACAGACATCCAGGCCCTGAAGGGTGCATTTGATGCCAGTGAGTACACAGACCTTGGGTCTCCTCCATAGCAAATAATacgcaggttgacatttattgtcatgagtcttgtcctggaggcagaactgagcgattttcCCTTAGATAGGCCAACTGCAaaatcaaaattggctatattgtaagaATTTATGACAATAAACATTTGGTTTTTGTTCTCAACATAACTtgaatcagattttatgactttgtggctgtgacaGCTAGTGagcactctgcagagctgcctccataACAGTGACGAACAACGCTAACCTGCAAATAATACAGCAGGGAGTATACATTGTCATTAATGGATTACTATTATTTATACCGTCTTGCAGCTTACTGTTCCCCCTGATTATCATTTCCTTCCTGTGATTGACAGACAATAAGGATGTGTCGGTGATGATGAGTGAGATGGATGTGAATGCCATTGCTGGAACGCTGAAGCTGTATTTCCGGGAGCTGCCGGAACCTCTTTTCACAGATGACCTGTACCCCAACTTCGCTGGAGGCATCGGTCAGTCTCTCCTTGTaacctcaaagcctaccattgcTTTTCATATTGTCATTGTGAATACAGCATAAGCGTGAAATTTAACAAACCATTCAACATAGATCGGGTAGTACAGTTACCACAAGAAAAGCTAACTAATTGTATCCTCTTTCAGCCCTGTCAGACAGTGTGGCTAAGGAGAGCTGTATGCTGAACCTGCTGCTATCACTCCCAGAACCCAACCTGGTCACCTTCCTCTTCCTGCTGGACCACCTGAAGAGGTATAGTCCCCCAAAGTGGCATCATGTTCTATTCTGTGACATGAATACAGTCAGATAGCTGTCATTCAAATCCTCTTGCTAATATCTCCTTCCTTTTTCTCTGCATCCCACAAGCTGACACTTCATATCATCTGTGTTCTTACAGGATTGCTGATAATGAGAGTGTTAACAAGATGTCTTTCCACAACCTGGCCACGGTCTTTGGCCCCACCCTACTCCGCCCCTCTGAGAAAGACAGCAAGATCCCAAGCAATGCCACACAGCCCATCACTATGAATGACAGCTGGTCACTGGAGGTTATGTCACAGGTACTATAGTGTCTATTGAAAGTAAGCTTCGATGTTGATTTTTGTTGCTGAGGTAGATTGGGGTACACCACATATTCAAAaacatgtggacaccccttcaaattagtaggttcttctatttcagccacacccgttgctgacaggtgtataacgtCGAGCactcagccatgcaatctccatagacaaacattggcagtagaatgaccttaccgAAGAGcgcagtgactttcaacttggcactgtcataggatgccacctttccatcaagtcagttcgtaaaatgtataccctgctagagctgtccagatcaactgtaagtgctgttattttgaagtggaaacgtctaggaccaacaacggctcagccatgaagtggctcacagaacgggacggccgagtgctgaagtgtgtagaaatcgtctgtccttggttgcaacactcactactgagttccaaactgcctctcgaAGCAACGtctgcacaagaactgttcgtcgggagcttcatgaaatggatttccatggcctaGCAGCcggacacaagcctaagatcaccatgcgcaatgcgaaagtgcaatgtaaagctcgtcgccattggactctggagct
Protein-coding regions in this window:
- the LOC106585467 gene encoding breakpoint cluster region protein isoform X5, whose product is MGETCTEELILDQTSSLIGEVNTSSCSLEDEGDTGPRKPPGTGARLWGKVRSTLLRQKLDPQTLQSKDWQRTVITMNGIEVKLSMKFTSREFSLKRMPSRKQSGVFGVKISVVTKRERSKVPLIVKQCVEEIERRGMEEVGIYRVSGVATDIQALKGAFDANNKDVSVMMSEMDVNAIAGTLKLYFRELPEPLFTDDLYPNFAGGIALSDSVAKESCMLNLLLSLPEPNLVTFLFLLDHLKRIADNESVNKMSFHNLATVFGPTLLRPSEKDSKIPSNATQPITMNDSWSLEVMSQVQVLLYFLQLESIPTPDSKRQSILFSTEV